One stretch of Croceibacterium atlanticum DNA includes these proteins:
- a CDS encoding alkaline phosphatase PhoX: protein MIADRRDFLRATGTAFAALAASGCARNNVVSTASGGWDYGPLQPDPAGMIDLPEGFSYRVLSTLGDPMDDGATVPDAADGMGCFDLGNDKIALVRNHELQARHDNGGASGPAYDTVARSLVPLAGGTTTIVLDARTLAVEKQFRSLNGTIRNCAGGITPWGSWLTCEEDLSTPDGRINKVHGWVFEVPAAATGPVDPVPLKAMGRFNHEAACVDPATGIVYMTEDRNDSLFYRYVPVHPGKLADGGSLQALAIDGLPDTRNFDTASMAVGEWHGARWITLDDVEAPEDDLRLRGAKAGATLFARGEGLHMGDGELYFCCTSGGKAGLGQIFRLVPRIHGADGLQLFFESESAEQFNYGDNLTIGPNGHLIVCEDQYSDEAQNHLRGITPDGTAYTLALLREQTEWAGACFSPDGKTLFVNLYSPARTVAITGPWAA from the coding sequence ATGATTGCCGATCGTCGCGATTTCCTGCGTGCCACGGGCACAGCCTTTGCCGCACTGGCGGCCAGCGGCTGCGCGCGCAACAATGTGGTCAGCACGGCGTCCGGCGGCTGGGATTACGGCCCGTTGCAGCCCGATCCGGCTGGCATGATCGATTTGCCCGAAGGTTTTTCCTATCGCGTTCTTTCCACGCTGGGCGATCCGATGGACGATGGCGCCACCGTGCCGGATGCGGCGGACGGAATGGGCTGTTTCGACCTGGGCAATGACAAGATCGCGCTGGTCCGCAATCATGAATTGCAGGCCCGGCATGATAATGGCGGCGCCTCCGGCCCTGCTTATGACACGGTTGCACGCAGCCTTGTGCCACTGGCGGGCGGCACCACCACAATCGTGCTGGATGCCAGGACGCTGGCGGTGGAAAAGCAGTTCCGTTCGCTGAACGGCACGATCCGCAATTGCGCCGGCGGCATCACCCCCTGGGGCAGCTGGCTGACTTGTGAAGAGGATCTGTCCACGCCGGACGGCAGGATCAACAAGGTGCATGGCTGGGTATTCGAAGTGCCGGCGGCCGCCACCGGGCCAGTTGATCCCGTGCCGCTGAAGGCGATGGGCCGGTTCAATCACGAAGCGGCCTGCGTCGATCCGGCTACGGGCATTGTCTATATGACCGAAGATCGCAACGACAGCCTGTTCTATCGCTATGTGCCGGTCCATCCGGGCAAGCTGGCCGATGGAGGCAGCCTGCAGGCGCTGGCGATCGACGGCCTGCCCGATACGCGCAATTTCGATACCGCCTCCATGGCCGTGGGGGAATGGCACGGCGCGCGCTGGATCACGCTGGATGATGTGGAAGCGCCGGAAGATGATTTGCGGCTACGCGGTGCAAAGGCCGGGGCCACCCTGTTCGCCCGCGGGGAGGGGCTGCATATGGGCGATGGGGAACTGTATTTCTGCTGCACCAGCGGCGGCAAGGCCGGGCTGGGGCAGATCTTCCGCCTCGTCCCGCGCATTCACGGTGCGGACGGGCTGCAATTGTTCTTCGAAAGCGAGAGTGCAGAACAGTTCAATTATGGCGATAACCTGACCATCGGCCCCAACGGCCATCTGATCGTGTGCGAGGATCAGTATAGCGACGAGGCGCAGAACCATCTGCGCGGCATCACGCCCGATGGCACGGCCTATACGCTGGCCCTGCTGCGCGAACAGACCGAATGGGCGGGGGCCTGTTTCTCCCCCGATGGGAAGACGCTGTTCGTCAATCTGTACAGCCCGGCGCGGACAGTGGCGATAACCGGGCCCTGGGCGGCCTAG
- a CDS encoding O-methyltransferase produces the protein MLFSDPDVLAIFTEYDQRHQSERERMQQLPPGAFGELRDEFLLPIGARVGGYLRSLVIAQQPARILELGTSYGYSTLFLADAARENGSKLVSVDVDAAKQDYARNMMQRAGLADHVEFRCGDALDIIAQDQGKWDFVLLDIWKNLYLPCFDAVYPKLAEEGILVSDNMIAPASAREAVRAYRGAVRGKPDLQTMLLPIGSGIEMSIRWTEGNPKL, from the coding sequence ATGCTCTTTTCCGATCCCGATGTCCTCGCCATCTTTACCGAATACGATCAGCGCCACCAGAGCGAGCGGGAGCGGATGCAGCAATTGCCGCCGGGCGCGTTTGGCGAATTGCGCGATGAATTCCTTTTGCCCATCGGCGCCAGGGTGGGCGGCTATCTGCGTTCGCTCGTGATCGCGCAGCAACCGGCACGCATTCTCGAACTCGGCACCAGCTATGGCTATTCCACGCTCTTCCTCGCCGATGCGGCGCGGGAGAATGGGTCGAAACTGGTTTCGGTCGATGTGGATGCCGCGAAACAGGATTATGCCCGCAATATGATGCAGCGGGCCGGATTGGCCGATCACGTGGAATTTCGCTGCGGCGATGCGCTGGATATTATCGCGCAGGATCAGGGAAAGTGGGATTTCGTCCTGCTGGACATCTGGAAGAACCTGTATCTCCCCTGTTTCGATGCGGTTTATCCGAAACTGGCGGAAGAAGGGATCCTGGTTTCCGACAACATGATCGCGCCGGCAAGTGCGCGCGAGGCGGTCCGCGCCTATCGCGGTGCGGTGCGGGGCAAGCCCGATCTGCAAACCATGCTGCTCCCGATCGGAAGCGGGATCGAGATGTCGATCAGATGGACCGAGGGGAACCCGAAATTATGA
- a CDS encoding low molecular weight protein-tyrosine-phosphatase — protein sequence MSVSVLFVCLGNICRSPLAEAAFRQEAERLGLAVEIDSAGTGDWHIGEPPDHRARAIAQLKGAPIDHLRGRQLAEGDYYRFTHIYALDAENLANILARAPSDATAEIGLLLDCVPGRAGEPVADPYYGDEAGFEITWSDVSAAARALAERLATN from the coding sequence ATGAGCGTGTCCGTCCTCTTTGTCTGTCTTGGTAATATCTGCCGTTCTCCGCTGGCAGAGGCGGCTTTCCGGCAGGAAGCGGAACGGCTGGGCCTGGCGGTGGAGATCGATTCCGCGGGCACGGGGGACTGGCATATCGGGGAACCGCCCGATCATCGCGCCCGGGCCATCGCGCAATTGAAAGGCGCCCCGATCGACCATTTGCGCGGGCGGCAACTGGCGGAAGGGGATTACTACCGCTTCACCCATATCTACGCGCTCGATGCCGAAAATCTCGCCAATATCCTTGCCCGCGCGCCCTCCGATGCGACGGCGGAAATCGGCCTGCTGCTGGATTGTGTGCCCGGCCGCGCGGGGGAACCGGTGGCCGATCCCTATTACGGGGACGAGGCCGGTTTCGAAATCACCTGGAGCGATGTCAGCGCAGCCGCCCGTGCTCTGGCAGAACGTCTGGCAACGAATTGA
- a CDS encoding fructosamine kinase family protein — MSWTGEVARITGSEVTGGRKLAGGDLGGASLLELANGSRIVAKQGPDAAKEGAMLRAIAATGAPAPSVLHDAGELLLMDFVEAQGRPDEAGWLDLARVLETLHVPADQPCGWDADYHFGPVAIPNGRRDGWVAFWRDNRLLCHGEKFGPRLTGRLEKLGAKLGDLIPDDPPVSLLHGDLWGGNILWREGGVAALIDPACYYGHREVDLAMLTLFDHPPEEFFAGLSLDAAWRERQPVYRLWPLLVHLRLFGNSYRSAVDRALDACGV, encoded by the coding sequence TTGAGCTGGACCGGGGAAGTCGCCCGGATCACCGGCAGCGAGGTGACAGGTGGCCGCAAGCTGGCCGGGGGAGACCTTGGCGGGGCTTCCCTGCTGGAACTGGCCAATGGATCGAGGATCGTCGCCAAGCAGGGACCGGATGCCGCAAAGGAAGGCGCCATGCTCCGCGCCATCGCGGCCACTGGCGCGCCTGCACCCTCCGTGCTGCATGACGCAGGCGAATTGTTGCTGATGGATTTTGTCGAAGCGCAGGGGCGGCCCGATGAAGCGGGTTGGCTCGATCTCGCCCGCGTGCTTGAAACACTGCATGTTCCGGCCGATCAGCCCTGCGGCTGGGATGCGGATTATCATTTCGGGCCGGTTGCCATTCCCAATGGCCGGCGGGATGGCTGGGTCGCGTTCTGGCGGGACAATCGCCTGCTCTGCCACGGGGAGAAATTCGGCCCGCGCCTGACCGGGCGGCTGGAAAAACTGGGCGCGAAGCTGGGCGATCTGATCCCGGACGATCCGCCGGTCAGCCTGCTGCATGGCGATCTGTGGGGCGGCAACATATTGTGGCGCGAAGGCGGCGTGGCGGCCTTGATCGATCCGGCCTGTTATTACGGCCACCGCGAAGTGGATCTGGCCATGCTGACCCTGTTCGATCATCCGCCCGAAGAATTCTTCGCGGGCCTTTCGCTCGACGCAGCTTGGCGGGAACGGCAGCCGGTCTATCGCCTGTGGCCGCTGCTGGTGCATTTGCGCCTGTTCGGAAATTCCTATCGCAGTGCGGTGGATCGCGCGCTCGACGCCTGCGGGGTCTGA
- a CDS encoding sulfite exporter TauE/SafE family protein, with translation MDLPYSLAGAFVGFLVGLTGVGGGSLMAPILILLFGFSPAVAVGTDLWFAAITKAVGGGIHHRLGSPDWKIVLRLAAGSLPAAILTLAWLSLYHGGELESGALMNLLGVALLLTSIMMLAKPRIQAPLLRLRKQLGPRMRSRQFAATVIGGAVVGGLVTLTSVGAGALVAVMLTVLYPLRLGARTIVGTDIVHAVPLTLVAALGHSWLGNVDSWLLASLLIGSIPGIVAGSLVAGRVNEDHVRYALAAMLIISSIKLIFS, from the coding sequence ATGGATCTGCCCTATTCTCTGGCGGGGGCCTTTGTCGGCTTCCTCGTCGGACTGACCGGGGTCGGCGGCGGATCGCTGATGGCGCCGATCCTGATACTTCTGTTCGGTTTCAGTCCGGCCGTCGCGGTCGGCACGGATCTGTGGTTTGCCGCCATCACCAAGGCGGTGGGCGGCGGCATCCACCACCGGCTGGGTTCGCCCGACTGGAAGATCGTGCTGCGCCTGGCTGCGGGCAGCCTGCCGGCGGCGATACTCACTCTCGCCTGGCTATCTCTCTATCATGGCGGCGAGCTGGAATCCGGCGCGCTGATGAACCTGTTGGGCGTGGCCTTGCTGCTCACATCCATCATGATGCTGGCAAAGCCGCGTATCCAGGCGCCACTGTTGCGCCTGCGCAAACAGCTCGGCCCCAGGATGCGGTCCCGGCAATTCGCGGCGACGGTCATTGGCGGCGCCGTGGTCGGCGGCCTTGTCACGCTCACCTCCGTGGGCGCAGGCGCCCTGGTCGCGGTGATGCTGACGGTCCTCTATCCGCTACGCCTCGGTGCGCGGACGATCGTCGGCACGGATATCGTCCACGCCGTGCCGCTCACCCTTGTCGCCGCGCTTGGCCATAGCTGGCTGGGCAATGTCGATAGCTGGTTGCTGGCCAGCCTGCTGATCGGATCGATCCCCGGCATCGTGGCGGGCTCTCTGGTGGCAGGCAGGGTGAATGAAGATCATGTCCGCTATGCCCTGGCGGCCATGCTGATCATTTCCTCCATCAAGCTGATCTTCAGCTGA